A genome region from Bacteroidota bacterium includes the following:
- a CDS encoding DUF5777 family beta-barrel protein, which yields MKKIVAITFLILAFARVWAQDTVQPAATPEEPTIDYTERTFWGPRIANLQSIETNKAGYLGFRVGHRAGRLSTGANNFFGLDEATFRLNFDLGITDWLMMGVGRSTIQKYYDGYIKGRILRQSTGKRNMPLSITGFAGMGINSLKWDSDYPQKYFTSRLAYTFQLIIARKFTNWFSAELVPTLVHRNLVPLAKDKNDVYAVGAGLQFKVTPRFGLNLEYNYLLPNQIYSQIGGQTVQNSGSIGLDIYTGKHVFQIFVTNSTGMTEKQFITETTESWLKKGIRIGFNIERTFKLWEKD from the coding sequence ATGAAGAAAATAGTAGCAATTACATTTCTTATTCTGGCATTTGCCCGGGTATGGGCACAAGACACTGTTCAGCCGGCAGCAACACCTGAAGAGCCGACCATTGACTATACCGAGCGAACCTTCTGGGGCCCACGGATAGCAAATCTTCAGAGCATTGAAACAAATAAAGCCGGATATCTGGGTTTCCGCGTAGGACACCGTGCCGGAAGATTATCTACAGGTGCAAATAATTTTTTCGGCCTGGATGAAGCCACTTTCAGACTTAATTTTGACCTTGGCATCACCGACTGGCTTATGATGGGCGTTGGTCGTTCTACCATACAAAAATACTACGACGGCTATATTAAAGGCCGCATCCTCAGGCAAAGTACCGGTAAACGAAACATGCCCTTATCAATTACCGGATTTGCCGGTATGGGTATAAATTCTTTGAAATGGGACAGTGATTATCCTCAAAAATATTTCACATCAAGACTGGCATATACATTTCAGCTGATTATTGCACGGAAATTCACCAACTGGTTCAGTGCTGAACTTGTTCCGACACTGGTACACCGTAATCTGGTTCCGCTGGCGAAAGACAAAAACGATGTTTATGCCGTGGGAGCAGGTCTGCAGTTTAAGGTTACTCCACGATTCGGACTCAATCTGGAATATAATTACCTGCTGCCAAACCAGATTTATTCACAGATTGGCGGTCAGACAGTTCAGAATTCGGGCAGTATTGGACTGGACATCTATACCGGCAAACACGTATTCCAAATATTTGTAACGAATTCCACAGGAATGACTGAAAAACAATTCATTACAGAAACAACAGAGTCGTGGCTCAAAAAGGGCATAAGAATTGGATTCAACATTGAACGTACTTTTAAACTTTGGGAAAAAGATTAA